The Calditrichota bacterium genomic sequence AAGAAAAATAAAATGAATCAAAGGTACAATCATGAAAAATGACAAAATAGAACAACTCCTAAACAAAAAGGCGAAATCACCAACGCCAGGGTTAACTCCGGATCCGTTTTTAGCTACCCGAATTGCAGCTATTGCAGATGGTAAGAAACAGGAAAAGGCTGGAGGGGCTTTGGTCTCCAATTGGTCTTTTGCATCCGTGATTACGGCCTTTGCTGTTGTTCTTGGAGTTTATTTTGGTTCAGCAATATTAGACTCCGAAGTCCAAAACACTGATGATGTTTTTAGTGAATACAGCCAGGCTTTTTATCAAACAGGATTTGCTGAGAATTTTGAAACTACTTTAGATAGTGGAGGGTCAGAAGAATGAAAGTAAAAATAATTAGTGGCCTTTTGATATTTTCCCTGGCATTAAACCTGGCTGTTTTAGGTACTTTTATTTATAAACGGTTTTTGGATCCGAACCCACGCTTCTATGGCGGAGGCAAGGGTGGCCGTATGCAATTCTTAAAAGATTTAGATGTTAAAGATGCCGAGCGGGAAAAAATTGTTCAGCTGTTCCGAGAATTCCGTGAAAAAAATCAGGAAACTCAGGAGCAAATTAGGAATATAGAAGATCAACTCTTTAAAATTTTGCAAAGTGACAGCTCAGACATGGATCAAATATATTCTCTAATGGATCAGATTGGAGAGAAAAAGCTTTCACTTGGAAAAAACGCCCTTGATCAGTTTTTAAAAGTAAAATCATTTTTATCACCGGAACAACAGAATCATTTCTACAAAATGTTGATGAAGAACAGGCCTGGTTCAAGACTACGAAAACCCCCGGAAGAAATATTTAAAGATCGTCAACAACGGATTGAAAACAGAAAGAACAGAAAAAATAATCGCTCCAATTAGTTGAATAAAAATAGTGCAACTTTGCAACAGAATTCATGAACTTTGATAATTATTATTATTGTTTATTAAGCACTTGAAAGTAGAAAAATTTCCAGTAAATTTAAATATCTTAATTTTAGCAGGAGGAAAAATGCATAAACCTACATTTTATGTATTAACAATTATCTTTTTTTCAAGCTTACTTTTTTTCGCTTGTGAAAATTCCGCAGAACCCAAAGAAGAAGAAAAGAGTGATTTTAATTCAGCTTTAATTCAATCCTTTGATGATGAAATAAAACTTGTCCAGAATGGATCTAAAGATCTTGAAGGAGATGCTATGTTTTCGTTGTCCTGGGGAAAACTTAAAGCTCCGTTTTTAGATTTAGAGTTTGAAATGGGAAATGCAATGGCCGTGGCATTTGATGAAAAAGAA encodes the following:
- a CDS encoding periplasmic heavy metal sensor, producing the protein MKVKIISGLLIFSLALNLAVLGTFIYKRFLDPNPRFYGGGKGGRMQFLKDLDVKDAEREKIVQLFREFREKNQETQEQIRNIEDQLFKILQSDSSDMDQIYSLMDQIGEKKLSLGKNALDQFLKVKSFLSPEQQNHFYKMLMKNRPGSRLRKPPEEIFKDRQQRIENRKNRKNNRSN